The proteins below come from a single Pelagibaculum spongiae genomic window:
- a CDS encoding CYTH domain-containing protein: MTREIELKLALAEGQGIKLVETALLGGFREGRADHGTIRDSYFDTAEQHLIQRGVGIRIRDRDDGRRIQSAKSSGQGFSGLHDRQEWESPVSELRPDLSLLPDWLFESTQQRQQIDQQLAPVFTIEFERYTWQIEYADASIEAVLDQGNIRSGELHDTINEIELELKSGDSEALFDLAADLSEKLQLRFENQDKASRGYQLTQQIRLEPEPLQFPALPEQGNLEDFIELIFSAVLNNWQHNELCWQRARRADERAADLQFIKLEQAHLAHWDIDTATPGHEQRLALSFIQMTRALETLMTLLQVMKEPIAEPLRVEISRPLGNLLHALQPLSRLLQTEIRIQGMGHRTPVSLTPVLNLLESRKFSVLRQAMRALSDNSHNRFVLKLGKLLHQRHWRGRLNQIQLKPLLQPTAEWASQQLDTHWSLLSKEMEQADDCHSWLMLDHRIHELLLLCQTSGSLLSDGCSDFIASVQLLQGHMDQLHYLEIILAGYEGLDASEARAEIGDWLSHQQGGTLHDLVTLKQKLFSRKPFWQLPIA; this comes from the coding sequence ATGACTCGAGAAATAGAATTAAAGTTGGCCCTTGCTGAAGGCCAGGGCATCAAGTTGGTTGAAACTGCTTTGCTAGGCGGTTTTCGTGAAGGTCGTGCCGATCATGGAACAATCCGCGACAGCTACTTTGATACGGCGGAACAACACTTAATACAAAGAGGTGTTGGGATTCGAATCCGTGATCGAGATGACGGGCGAAGAATCCAAAGTGCCAAATCTTCCGGACAAGGATTTAGTGGTTTACACGATCGACAAGAGTGGGAATCACCTGTATCAGAACTAAGACCGGACCTGTCTTTACTACCCGATTGGCTATTTGAATCGACCCAACAACGCCAACAGATCGACCAACAATTAGCGCCAGTATTTACGATTGAATTTGAACGATATACGTGGCAAATCGAATATGCCGATGCCTCGATTGAAGCAGTGCTAGACCAAGGTAATATTCGTTCTGGTGAACTCCATGACACAATTAATGAAATCGAGCTTGAGCTGAAATCAGGTGACAGTGAAGCTTTGTTTGATTTAGCTGCGGACCTATCTGAAAAACTGCAGCTTCGATTTGAAAACCAAGACAAAGCTAGCCGGGGTTATCAATTGACCCAGCAAATCCGCCTTGAACCAGAGCCGTTACAGTTTCCTGCTTTACCAGAGCAAGGCAATTTGGAAGATTTTATTGAACTGATTTTTTCTGCGGTGCTGAATAATTGGCAGCACAATGAATTGTGTTGGCAGCGTGCTAGGCGTGCTGATGAGCGAGCGGCAGATCTGCAATTCATTAAACTAGAGCAAGCGCATTTAGCCCATTGGGATATTGATACAGCAACGCCAGGCCATGAGCAGCGACTGGCGTTATCGTTTATTCAAATGACCCGGGCACTCGAAACTTTGATGACTTTATTGCAAGTGATGAAAGAACCTATTGCCGAGCCATTAAGAGTTGAAATCAGCCGGCCATTAGGCAATTTATTACATGCCCTGCAGCCGCTATCTCGCTTGTTGCAAACCGAAATTCGCATTCAGGGAATGGGCCATCGTACGCCAGTCAGTTTGACGCCCGTTTTGAATTTACTGGAAAGTCGTAAATTCTCAGTATTACGCCAAGCAATGAGAGCGTTGAGCGATAACAGCCATAACCGTTTTGTACTCAAGCTTGGCAAGTTGTTACACCAGCGTCACTGGCGCGGTAGGCTGAATCAGATTCAACTTAAACCTTTGCTACAGCCTACTGCCGAATGGGCCAGCCAACAGCTAGATACCCATTGGAGTTTGTTATCCAAAGAAATGGAGCAGGCCGATGATTGCCATAGCTGGTTGATGCTGGATCATCGCATTCATGAATTATTGTTGCTGTGCCAAACCAGTGGCAGCCTATTAAGTGATGGCTGTAGTGATTTTATTGCGTCGGTTCAATTGCTGCAGGGGCATATGGATCAGCTACATTATTTGGAAATTATTTTAGCGGGGTATGAAGGATTAGATGCTAGTGAAGCACGCGCTGAAATTGGTGACTGGTTGTCTCATCAGCAAGGCGGCACCTTGCACGATTTAGTTACTTTGAAACAAAAGCTTTTCTCACGTAAACCCTTCTGGCAGCTGCCAATAGCTTAA
- a CDS encoding multifunctional CCA addition/repair protein, with product MEIYLVGGAVRDRLLGLPIKDRDWVITGSTPEQMIADGFQPVGKDFPVFLHPKTHEEFALARTERKSGHGYHGFTFFADPSVTLEQDLIRRDLTINAMAEATDGKIVDPFNGQQDLEDRLLRHVSDAFLEDPLRLLRVARFAARLAPLGFKVADETMLLMQQISQSGELEHLTPERVWQETERALMEQQPEVFFEVLRQAGALKHLMPELDRLWGVPNPEKWHPEIDTGIHTMMVLQQAVLLGADGPTRFAALAHDFGKGVTPRKFWPSHRGHEEKGREIIEHFCKRLKIPNRYRDLAVLTSVWHTHAHRSQQLRPATILKLLEQTDALRRPARFVAFLIACEADAKGRTGLENNPWPQRNYLIKAQQAAATINAREIVAKGITGVEVGVHLHQARVNAIRQAISNSE from the coding sequence ATGGAAATCTATCTGGTAGGTGGCGCTGTGCGAGACAGGCTACTTGGTCTACCTATCAAGGATCGCGACTGGGTAATTACCGGCAGCACTCCTGAGCAGATGATTGCCGACGGTTTTCAACCGGTGGGCAAAGATTTCCCGGTATTTCTCCACCCAAAAACCCATGAAGAGTTTGCACTGGCCAGAACCGAACGCAAGTCGGGCCACGGCTATCATGGCTTTACCTTCTTTGCCGACCCATCTGTCACTCTTGAACAAGATTTAATTCGCCGGGATCTAACCATCAATGCGATGGCAGAGGCTACTGACGGTAAAATTGTTGATCCATTCAATGGCCAACAAGACCTTGAAGATCGCTTGTTGCGCCATGTGTCAGATGCTTTCCTTGAAGATCCGCTTCGCCTGTTACGAGTCGCTCGTTTTGCTGCTCGTTTGGCGCCGTTAGGTTTTAAAGTCGCCGATGAAACCATGCTGCTAATGCAGCAAATCAGCCAATCTGGCGAGCTTGAGCATTTAACGCCAGAAAGAGTTTGGCAAGAAACTGAACGGGCACTGATGGAACAACAACCAGAAGTGTTTTTTGAAGTGCTGCGTCAGGCAGGTGCTTTGAAACATTTAATGCCCGAATTGGATCGCTTATGGGGCGTTCCCAACCCAGAAAAGTGGCACCCGGAAATCGATACCGGCATTCATACCATGATGGTGCTGCAGCAAGCAGTGCTTCTTGGTGCTGATGGGCCAACTCGCTTTGCCGCCTTGGCCCATGATTTTGGTAAAGGGGTTACTCCTCGAAAATTCTGGCCTAGTCACCGCGGCCATGAAGAAAAAGGTCGGGAGATTATCGAACATTTTTGTAAGCGATTAAAAATTCCCAATCGATATCGAGATCTGGCAGTGCTTACTTCGGTTTGGCATACCCATGCCCATCGCAGCCAACAATTACGCCCAGCCACTATTTTGAAATTACTGGAACAAACCGATGCTTTGCGTCGCCCTGCTAGATTTGTTGCATTTTTAATCGCCTGCGAAGCCGATGCCAAAGGCAGAACCGGACTGGAAAACAATCCATGGCCCCAGCGGAATTATTTAATTAAAGCTCAGCAAGCGGCAGCAACCATTAATGCTAGAGAAATAGTTGCCAAGGGAATTACTGGTGTCGAAGTCGGCGTGCATCTACATCAAGCGCGAGTCAATGCTATTCGCCAAGCTATTTCCAATTCCGAATAG
- a CDS encoding TIGR04211 family SH3 domain-containing protein: MPSIIRTFAVLFLFLSSIAQAETLYIIDQLWVPMRSGESTAYRIIRNMSSGSSLEVLSVNEETGYTKVKNSRGEEGFIASRFMSNKKIARHLLKPVTTELEKTKQRLTAVNADNTRLQAELQQLDADNKKLNEQVSQLQQNFSGLKSATSDVVGINQENEQMRTRLVQLEKQKQSLEQQTQMLENDSTTDQWLWGALIAFFGAMVTFVISRLMGRSKQHW; the protein is encoded by the coding sequence ATGCCTTCGATCATACGCACATTTGCAGTTTTGTTCTTATTCCTGAGCAGCATTGCCCAGGCAGAAACTCTTTATATTATTGACCAGCTTTGGGTGCCTATGCGCTCTGGTGAAAGCACCGCCTATAGAATAATTAGGAATATGTCTTCAGGATCATCTCTTGAGGTGCTCTCAGTAAACGAAGAAACCGGTTACACCAAGGTAAAGAATTCCCGTGGTGAAGAAGGTTTTATCGCCAGCCGGTTTATGAGCAATAAAAAAATTGCTAGACACCTGCTGAAGCCAGTGACTACTGAATTGGAAAAAACCAAACAGCGATTGACTGCAGTTAACGCAGACAACACTCGCCTGCAGGCCGAGTTACAACAGCTAGACGCAGACAATAAAAAGCTCAACGAGCAAGTGTCTCAATTGCAGCAAAACTTTAGCGGTTTGAAGTCAGCCACCAGCGATGTAGTCGGCATCAACCAAGAAAACGAGCAGATGCGTACTCGCCTGGTTCAGTTGGAAAAACAAAAGCAATCGCTAGAACAGCAAACCCAGATGCTGGAAAACGACAGCACTACTGACCAATGGTTATGGGGCGCTTTGATTGCCTTCTTTGGTGCCATGGTCACGTTTGTTATCTCTCGTTTAATGGGTCGTTCTAAGCAGCATTGGTAA
- the argA gene encoding amino-acid N-acetyltransferase, with amino-acid sequence MNDSFVHPFRDALPYIGQHRGRTVVINLPGDAFKDRHLHNLAQDISLLHNLGLRIVICFGMSPQLPEIIAESGGQLEYHQGYPLADEAALRHAISLNGYFRSRLEAMLTRKGMASELSVSSGNFVTAMPVGVRNGQDHCFGGEVRKVRVEPIQQLLDNQHLVLLPSIAASPTGELFLLDSHQLACKTAVALKADKLIQLSTQDLVKDQQGKPISWMDLQMAEQFCQQLTDQDPLLYQMKYALDACSNGVSRSHLLNFNHDGVLLQELYTRDGAGCMIYGDRYEQLRQATIEDVGGLLDLIAPLEQEGILVRRSREVMETEVDRFQVIDRDGLLIGCAALHPLSDGFGELACLAVHNDYRGGHRGEQLLMRIEQKAHSLGINQLIVLTTRTTHWFVEQGFVERPVSDLPGDRQQLYNLQRKSKILIKTLQG; translated from the coding sequence ATGAACGATTCATTTGTCCATCCGTTTCGCGATGCTTTGCCCTATATTGGGCAGCACCGTGGTCGCACAGTGGTTATCAACCTTCCCGGTGATGCTTTCAAAGATCGTCATTTGCATAATCTGGCACAAGACATCAGCTTGCTGCATAACCTCGGCCTGCGAATTGTTATCTGTTTTGGCATGTCACCGCAGTTGCCAGAAATCATCGCTGAATCTGGTGGCCAGCTCGAATATCATCAAGGCTATCCATTGGCTGATGAAGCTGCTTTGCGCCATGCCATTTCACTTAATGGGTATTTTCGCAGTCGGTTAGAAGCCATGCTGACTCGCAAAGGTATGGCCTCGGAGTTATCGGTCAGCTCTGGTAACTTTGTTACTGCAATGCCAGTTGGGGTTAGAAATGGGCAGGATCATTGCTTTGGTGGTGAAGTTAGAAAAGTACGTGTTGAGCCGATTCAGCAACTATTAGATAACCAACATTTAGTATTACTGCCATCAATTGCCGCATCACCTACTGGCGAATTGTTCTTGCTTGATAGTCACCAATTGGCCTGTAAAACTGCGGTCGCTCTCAAGGCTGACAAACTGATTCAACTAAGCACTCAAGATCTTGTTAAAGACCAACAAGGCAAGCCGATCTCCTGGATGGATCTGCAAATGGCTGAACAATTCTGCCAACAATTAACCGATCAAGATCCGCTGCTCTACCAAATGAAATACGCACTTGATGCTTGCAGCAACGGGGTGAGTCGCTCGCATTTACTCAATTTCAATCACGATGGTGTGTTGCTACAAGAGCTCTACACCCGTGACGGTGCCGGTTGCATGATTTATGGCGATCGTTATGAACAGCTGCGCCAAGCCACCATCGAAGATGTCGGTGGTTTACTCGATTTAATTGCCCCGCTAGAACAAGAAGGCATTTTGGTTCGACGTTCCAGAGAAGTAATGGAAACTGAAGTGGATCGCTTCCAAGTGATCGATCGTGACGGTTTATTAATCGGCTGCGCCGCACTTCATCCTTTAAGCGATGGCTTTGGCGAACTGGCATGTTTGGCCGTTCACAATGACTACCGTGGCGGCCATCGTGGCGAACAATTGTTAATGCGGATTGAGCAAAAAGCACATAGCTTAGGCATTAATCAGCTGATTGTACTGACCACTCGAACCACTCACTGGTTTGTCGAGCAAGGTTTTGTCGAAAGGCCAGTCTCTGATTTGCCCGGTGATCGACAGCAACTATATAACTTGCAGCGGAAATCTAAGATTTTGATCAAAACGCTGCAAGGTTAA